In Bicyclus anynana chromosome 1, ilBicAnyn1.1, whole genome shotgun sequence, a single window of DNA contains:
- the LOC112044399 gene encoding solute carrier organic anion transporter family member 74D isoform X2 translates to MKGVEATPEEQERLATGNNNGSFDCKIPPPVQKVGPRSAFHSTRVFMLVFLSGWVLQGMFLTYFVSVTTTVEKLFKVGSKTTGTLLAATEIGQICTALFLTYLAGRGHRPRWIACMMLVLAVGVIGCVVPHILYGTRLMDLDAHRAGAAPVCAINGTSSEVICDATHAQNTAARSSITAVVIPWLFICLLVVGVGQTGIATLGIPYVDDNVGSRQSPLYMAITIGTRVIGPALGFLLGALCTRVYVDPLANPEFEYTDPRWVGAWWLGMVFIAGFIVLLSALMFCFPRQIKPMPLPPPPKIKKDKGEPFFKDFFATIKRQLTNDILMWRTASSVLHLMPISGVYSYLPKYLEQAFRLPTHDANLVSGLGGILVMGLGIITSGVVILKLVPTARQVAAWTATTAAIYSAGMVVLMFVSCPEESYRALSPGGANLTCSEACHCDGAPYSPVCGQDSFTYQSPCQAGCVDSKQLDNSTWLYYNCLCVDAELHGERAFKTLERFGLDGSPLKYQSTGFAVSGECGGGACTQIYAFIAIFAAVMFVHASGEVGAVLLIIRCTDKHDKAMAMGVIQFAIGVFGNVPCPIIFGAAVDAACRLRERACGLLGGCASYDSDSLRHFYLGLSAGLMFLAFIMDMLVWSKAGRIDMNPADKTPDVTPLPTAPSDTPL, encoded by the exons ATGAAAGGCGTCGAGGCGACCCCTGAGGAACAGGAACGTCTGGCCACCGGCAACAACAATGGCTCGTTCGATTGCAAGATTCCACCGCCGGTGCAGAAGGTCGGGCCGCGGTCGGCGTTCCACTCCACGCGAGTGTTCATGCTGGTGTTCCTATCGGGATGGGTTCTGCAGGGCATGTTCCTCACGTACTTCGTGAGCGTGACCACGACAGTAGAGAAGCTGTTCAAAGTCGGCTCGAAGACTACGGGGACGTTGCTGGCGGCGACGGAGATCGGACAGATATGCACGGCGTTGTTCCTGACGTATTTGGCCGGGAGGGGGCACAGGCCGCGGTGGATAGCGTGCATGATGCTGGTGTTGGCTGTGGGGGTCATCGGCTGCGTGGTTCCGCACATATTGTACGGGACACGGCTGATGGACTTGGACGCTCACAGAGCGGGCGCGGCTCCGGTGTGCGCTATAAACGGGACCTCGTCAGAAGTGATATGTGACGCGACGCACGCGCAGAACACGGCCGCGCGGTCGTCCATCACGGCGGTGGTGATCCCGTGGCTCTTCATCTGTCTGCTGGTGGTAGGCGTCGGGCAGACGGGTATAGCGACGCTCGGGATACCCTACGTCGACGACAACGTCGGCAGCCGACAATCGCCATTGTACATGG CTATCACAATTGGGACTAGAGTGATTGGACCAGCGTTGGGATTCCTCCTGGGGGCGCTGTGTACGAGAGTTTACGTGGATCCCCTCGCTAACCCTGAGTTCGAGTACACTGATCCGAGATGGGTTGGTGCTTGGTGGCTTG GCATGGTGTTCATAGCGGGATTTATAGTGCTGTTGTCAGCGTTGATGTTCTGCTTCCCGCGACAGATCAAGCCGATGCCGCTGCCGCCGCCGCCGAAGATAAAGAAGGACAAGGGAGAACCGTTTTTTAAAG ATTTCTTCGCAACAATCAAGAGGCAGCTCACGAACGACATCCTCATGTGGCGGACGGCGTCCTCGGTGCTGCATCTGATGCCGATCAGCGGCGTGTACTCGTACCTGCCCAAGTACCTGGAGCAGGCGTTCAGGCTGCCCACGCACGACGCTAACCTTGTCTCGG GCCTGGGTGGTATTCTGGTGATGGGGCTGGGCATAATCACGTCAGGAGTGGTGATCCTCAAGCTGGTGCCCACCGCGCGGCAGGTCGCCGCCTGGACCGCCACCACCGCTGCTATATACAGCGCTG GAATGGTGGTGCTGATGTTCGTGAGTTGCCCGGAGGAGAGCTACCGCGCGCTGAGCCCCGGCGGCGCCAACCTCACGTGCAGCGAGGCGTGCCACTGCGACGGCGCGCCCTACTCGCCCGTTTGTGGACAG GACTCGTTCACGTACCAGTCGCCGTGCCAGGCGGGCTGCGTGGACAGCAAGCAGCTCGACAACAGCACGTGGCTGTACTACAACTGCCTGTGCGTCGACGCAGAGCTGCACGGCGAGAGGGCTTTCAAAAC ATTGGAACGGTTCGGGCTTGACGGTTCGCCACTCAAGTACCAGTCGACGGGGTTCGCGGTGTCGGGCGAgtgcggcggcggcgcgtgCACGCAGATCTACGCCTTCATCGCCATCTTCGCCGCCGTCATGTTCGTGCACGCGAGTGGCGAGGTGGGCGCGGTGCTGCTCATTATACGCTGCACCGACAAGCACG ACAAGGCGATGGCGATGGGAGTGATCCAGTTCGCCATCGGCGTGTTCGGCAACGTGCCGTGCCCCATCATCTTCGGCGCGGCGGTGGACGCGGCGTGCCGCCTGCGCGAGCGAGCGTGCGGCCTGCTGGGCGGCTGCGCGTCGTACGATAGCGACAGCTTGCGGCACTTCTACCTCG
- the LOC112044399 gene encoding solute carrier organic anion transporter family member 74D isoform X1, which produces MTAPDVAAESTGGQAAPDPPPQDGAMKGVEATPEEQERLATGNNNGSFDCKIPPPVQKVGPRSAFHSTRVFMLVFLSGWVLQGMFLTYFVSVTTTVEKLFKVGSKTTGTLLAATEIGQICTALFLTYLAGRGHRPRWIACMMLVLAVGVIGCVVPHILYGTRLMDLDAHRAGAAPVCAINGTSSEVICDATHAQNTAARSSITAVVIPWLFICLLVVGVGQTGIATLGIPYVDDNVGSRQSPLYMAITIGTRVIGPALGFLLGALCTRVYVDPLANPEFEYTDPRWVGAWWLGMVFIAGFIVLLSALMFCFPRQIKPMPLPPPPKIKKDKGEPFFKDFFATIKRQLTNDILMWRTASSVLHLMPISGVYSYLPKYLEQAFRLPTHDANLVSGLGGILVMGLGIITSGVVILKLVPTARQVAAWTATTAAIYSAGMVVLMFVSCPEESYRALSPGGANLTCSEACHCDGAPYSPVCGQDSFTYQSPCQAGCVDSKQLDNSTWLYYNCLCVDAELHGERAFKTLERFGLDGSPLKYQSTGFAVSGECGGGACTQIYAFIAIFAAVMFVHASGEVGAVLLIIRCTDKHDKAMAMGVIQFAIGVFGNVPCPIIFGAAVDAACRLRERACGLLGGCASYDSDSLRHFYLGLSAGLMFLAFIMDMLVWSKAGRIDMNPADKTPDVTPLPTAPSDTPL; this is translated from the exons ATGAC TGCACCCGACGTCGCGGCTGAGTCCACGGGCGGGCAGGCGGCCCCCGACCCGCCTCCGCAGGACGGCGCGATGAAAGGCGTCGAGGCGACCCCTGAGGAACAGGAACGTCTGGCCACCGGCAACAACAATGGCTCGTTCGATTGCAAGATTCCACCGCCGGTGCAGAAGGTCGGGCCGCGGTCGGCGTTCCACTCCACGCGAGTGTTCATGCTGGTGTTCCTATCGGGATGGGTTCTGCAGGGCATGTTCCTCACGTACTTCGTGAGCGTGACCACGACAGTAGAGAAGCTGTTCAAAGTCGGCTCGAAGACTACGGGGACGTTGCTGGCGGCGACGGAGATCGGACAGATATGCACGGCGTTGTTCCTGACGTATTTGGCCGGGAGGGGGCACAGGCCGCGGTGGATAGCGTGCATGATGCTGGTGTTGGCTGTGGGGGTCATCGGCTGCGTGGTTCCGCACATATTGTACGGGACACGGCTGATGGACTTGGACGCTCACAGAGCGGGCGCGGCTCCGGTGTGCGCTATAAACGGGACCTCGTCAGAAGTGATATGTGACGCGACGCACGCGCAGAACACGGCCGCGCGGTCGTCCATCACGGCGGTGGTGATCCCGTGGCTCTTCATCTGTCTGCTGGTGGTAGGCGTCGGGCAGACGGGTATAGCGACGCTCGGGATACCCTACGTCGACGACAACGTCGGCAGCCGACAATCGCCATTGTACATGG CTATCACAATTGGGACTAGAGTGATTGGACCAGCGTTGGGATTCCTCCTGGGGGCGCTGTGTACGAGAGTTTACGTGGATCCCCTCGCTAACCCTGAGTTCGAGTACACTGATCCGAGATGGGTTGGTGCTTGGTGGCTTG GCATGGTGTTCATAGCGGGATTTATAGTGCTGTTGTCAGCGTTGATGTTCTGCTTCCCGCGACAGATCAAGCCGATGCCGCTGCCGCCGCCGCCGAAGATAAAGAAGGACAAGGGAGAACCGTTTTTTAAAG ATTTCTTCGCAACAATCAAGAGGCAGCTCACGAACGACATCCTCATGTGGCGGACGGCGTCCTCGGTGCTGCATCTGATGCCGATCAGCGGCGTGTACTCGTACCTGCCCAAGTACCTGGAGCAGGCGTTCAGGCTGCCCACGCACGACGCTAACCTTGTCTCGG GCCTGGGTGGTATTCTGGTGATGGGGCTGGGCATAATCACGTCAGGAGTGGTGATCCTCAAGCTGGTGCCCACCGCGCGGCAGGTCGCCGCCTGGACCGCCACCACCGCTGCTATATACAGCGCTG GAATGGTGGTGCTGATGTTCGTGAGTTGCCCGGAGGAGAGCTACCGCGCGCTGAGCCCCGGCGGCGCCAACCTCACGTGCAGCGAGGCGTGCCACTGCGACGGCGCGCCCTACTCGCCCGTTTGTGGACAG GACTCGTTCACGTACCAGTCGCCGTGCCAGGCGGGCTGCGTGGACAGCAAGCAGCTCGACAACAGCACGTGGCTGTACTACAACTGCCTGTGCGTCGACGCAGAGCTGCACGGCGAGAGGGCTTTCAAAAC ATTGGAACGGTTCGGGCTTGACGGTTCGCCACTCAAGTACCAGTCGACGGGGTTCGCGGTGTCGGGCGAgtgcggcggcggcgcgtgCACGCAGATCTACGCCTTCATCGCCATCTTCGCCGCCGTCATGTTCGTGCACGCGAGTGGCGAGGTGGGCGCGGTGCTGCTCATTATACGCTGCACCGACAAGCACG ACAAGGCGATGGCGATGGGAGTGATCCAGTTCGCCATCGGCGTGTTCGGCAACGTGCCGTGCCCCATCATCTTCGGCGCGGCGGTGGACGCGGCGTGCCGCCTGCGCGAGCGAGCGTGCGGCCTGCTGGGCGGCTGCGCGTCGTACGATAGCGACAGCTTGCGGCACTTCTACCTCG